AAGTAAGTCTTTCCCAGAATATTAGTTTTTATCACTTCTGGCTTATTTATCAGGGACAGAGTTGTAGTTCAATTATGGATCTGCATAAACtaatttaatataatataatataaaaaactaaaaaaaaatgtgtaaaataaatttttgcattttaaatatgtaCATGAGCACAAACAAGCTACTTTTAACAGCTTCTGAGCTTTTATTGTGATagatatttatctttatctaaaCATAACGATGTCTTGTTCTCTATTAGAAAAAATAACAGTGCTTACTTCATCTTTGTTTAAATAGTCTGGATGACAGGGCCTTGACCTGATTctataaaaattaaaagaaaaaaaaaactacaatgtGTAATGATGTGTTCGATTAATCTCCTGAGATGCAAGCTCTTGCTTGGAATACAAGTCTGAAAAGTAAGTATCACCTTTAAACAGTGTTTTTTCAAAATAGAAAATACGGAAAAGCGGAAAAGCCAAAATGTGATGCTCCAATAAGAGGGTGGCCTCAGGGGGCCTCAGGAGGTTAAAACACCTATGCATTAGATTTTTAATCCATGACACAAGGACACAGTTTGaattaacagtttattaaaaatAGCTGAGTAACTGAGTTCAACATCGAAGTCTTGGGAGAAATATGAGCATAGCTTtggagaattttaaaaaaagatcagaATAAAGGTAACCTTCCCAGACTGCTGTCTTACAGTAACTGCGCTAACAATCCACAGGCCAGCAGGTAGTGATTCCCACTGCTCCCAGAACAGATGACTTTTAATCAGTCAGTGTGAGCATCCACTGAATCAAGCTACTTGTACTGACCCAAGAATTGGTTTATTGATTACCGGTGAGGTTCTATTGGTCTATGTTATTACCAGTTGATTTCTTCTCCTGGTAATCAGGATTGCCTTCCCATCGGGAGGACCATGTTGATCTGGCTCATGATTAGTTGACTTTGTTTAGAAAAGCTGTTGGAAATGGCCAATCCCTTAACAGATTACAGTACTGCCTGACTCTATTCCTCTCTCTCTTACATCCAGATATCACCATGACCCTGAATTTTCTAAACACGACCTCATGGGAGGGCCTGAACTCCATCTCCAACTCCTCAGGAGTGCACAAAAATCCTTTGACCTTCCAAAACATCACTTATGTTGATTTCTACCTCCACAAGCCCTCAGTGGCTGCAGTCTTCACTGTGTCCTATCTGCTTATCTTCCTGGTGTGCATGGTGGGCAACGGGGTGGTGTGTTTCATTGTGCTGCGCAGCAAAAACATGCGCACGGTCACCAACCTGTTTATTCTCAACCTCGCCATCAGTGACCTGCTTGTCGGCATCTTCTGCATGCCGACCACACTGGTGGACAACGTCATAACAGGTGACATGTTCTCTCTTTCCCTATTTTTAAGGCACTTAAACACATGGAAATTCAAAATTTTACCCTAGAGTGTTATTGGAGCACATTACAGGATGTTTTTACttgtgaccttttttttttaatgctaaaatagAGAAAGGTCAATAAAGTTGTTAATTTTATCAGTAAGAAGACCAATAAAGGCAATTTAATCATAATAAAAACTGctataaggtaaaaaaaaacaaaacaaaacaagacattgTCATTGTGTGAATGACGGTTCAAATAATCAAATGAAtaatcaaatgaaataaatcaatgattttatcttcttttgtcttcttttgGGCAGGCTGGCCATTTGGTCGGGTAGTTTGTAAGCTAAGTGGGATGGTTCAAGGCATATCTGTGTCAGCATCTGTGTTTACGCTGGTGGCAATAGCTATTGACAGGTAAGAGCTGTCATTTCTGTAATTTCTGATTACTGTTCACTTGTCTGTTTTACTCTGAAAGATTTACTTCCTTTATACATCTTCTTTAATCCCCTTTTCTATCAGGTTCCGCTGCATTGTTTACCCTTTCAAGCAGAAGCTGACCATTGCCACCTCCAAACTAATAATTGTCATCATTTGGGTCCTGGCTGTGGCTATAATGTGTCCTTCAGGCATCATGCTCCAGGTCACAAAAGAGCAGAGGGTGCGAATAGTCCTCGGCAGCAACAACGACACCCGTCCCTTCTACTGGTGTCGCGAAAATTGGCCCAATCAGGAAATGCGGAAAATCTACACTACTGTCCTCTTTGCTAACATCTACCTTGCTCCTCTTAGCCTCATTGTAATCATGTACGCTCGCATTGGTTACATGCTCTTCAAGACCACTATCTCACCTGTTAGGGGCAGTGGGAGTGAGTCTCTAGAAGGCAGTGGCAAAAACAAGTCAAGCATGGAAGGTCGTCAGACAATCACAAGGAAGAAGAAGCGAGTCATTATGATGCTGCTCGTTGTGGCTCTGCTCTTCATCGTATCCTGGCTGCCTCTGTGGACCCTGATGATGCTAAGCGACTACATCAGCCTGACACAGCATCAATATCGTGTCATTAATATTTACATGTATCCCTTAGCTCATTGGCTGGCTTTCTCAAACAGCAGCATCAACCCCATCATCTACGGATTCTTCAATGAGAACTTCCGCAGAGGCTTCCAGGCAGCATTCAAATTCCAGCTGTGCTCTGCTGACATTCTGCGCCAGAGGACTTACTCCCATCGGATCAGAGGAAATGCTGTGGTCCCCCTACGACCTGTCGCCCCCAGCAGATCAGGCTCTGGAGTTGGATCGGGGTTAGTGGAAAATAAGAAGAGCTCAAGTCAGGAGGAAGAGTGCTTGTCTGGTAAAAATGACATCAAAGAACAAGACGTGATCACGGAGGACCTGAAAAGGGTGTCCAAGATTTAGGCAGACTTTGACAATGTGCAGTGACTGCCCCGTTTCACAAACAAAGAGGTTTCTTTAACTTGTTCTAGATGAATTTAGACTACTTTAATTCCTTGTAAATCTAGATATGTCTTATGGTGTTATGGTGTCTATGGTTTTATGGTGGGTGTATATGGCAAAGTATGATATAAGCAGAGACTTTAAAATGACTCAAGACTTGGAAACGTCTCTACAACATCTCAAGAGCACCTATGATTCCTGCTTCCTGCTCATTATTTTTGTTCTCGGACAACTGCAGTAGAgagtccatccatctatccatccatagTCTGGGATGCAGGGgtagcagtctaagcagagataCTCAAATGTTCATTTCCTCAGCCACCTCCTGGGCTGGGGCACTGAGGCTTTCTCAAGTCAGCTGAGAGACATATTCTGTCCACTGGGTTCTGGGTCTACCATGGGAGCTTCTCCCAGTTGGACAGTTgtccaggaggcatcctagtcAGCTGCCATGACCACCTCAGCTGACTATTTCCAATGTGGAGGAGTAccagctctactctgagtccCTCCCAAATGACCAAGGTCCTCAACATGTCTCTAAAGGAGAGCTCAGCATTTTGTCTGGGAAAGCTAAAAACTGCGACTTGAAAGCTAATATCTGCTTCAATCTCATTATTTTGGTTATTGGCCATAGATGAGGGTGGGAGAGCATGAATCATCCTTAGAATAGAGAGTATTAATCCTTATTTATCCTTTACTTGGCCTTGGTTTGGCCTCTTTGTTCATGTACAAAGATAGGCTGAAGTTAAATGGCGAGAGAATAATCTTTTTTATCTCCTTAAACCAGCTTTTTTCTAAGTGGCTGCCACTTGAAAACAAAAGAGTTGAAAAATGGATAAGTGAGGcttattataattatattaaAGAACAtctttgtgacattaaaaagatTCAAGAGTTTAAAAGAAAGTAACTGCAGCTGAGTGTTTAGAGGTATATGAGACCCAAGCCTTTGGTTCTCAGGGATTCCTTTATACATATGCAGAAATCATTATTTCAAACCTTGCTTGAAATGAGAATCTAAGATTGTAATAGATCCCCCATATTATTCATGAAttgaaaaaaaagactgaaaaaatcTTAATTGGTCTCCAtaattaatgctgctatccttaCAATTGCCATGGTTACAGCAGGCACTGTAGCAAAATGCTCCCACAGTTACTTTGCCAGAAgtacaaaaggaaaacaaatggtGCGCCTTCACAGCAGAGGCACACAAAGAAATCAGTCAATAGTGAGTAACAGCAGGCCGTGCTATTGTTTCGTGCTATTGTTAACACAGATTTTTTGCCTCATGAACATTTGGTATGGATATAGTTTGATCACATCTGGATGGCAGTACACTACTAGCATAAGAAACTGTCTTCAGGTGCTGTGCAAATATTTCTCAGATGTTGGGTCATGGGCAGACATGGCATTTTtagctgaaaaaacaaagacGTCTTTCATAAGAAGTTCCCCAAAGAGCTCCCATTTCAGCAGAAAATTGTAGTTTTAAAATTGTAGTTTTACAGTTTAATAAAGAAGTACAAGTGCAGCATcttcaattctgtttttgttcacattCTAACTCTATACActttatacaaatatttaaaaaaatgatttgcaCATATTTGACACATGTTATTTATGGTCTCTTCTGTGTATGCTGGTAACTGTGCACACTGTCTGATTGGTGTGCATAACATCCGTAATgtaaaaaatgtgttctttaagGATAAATGGTGTTTTGTAGGTGTAATGGTTATAAAACTGCTTTCAGTGGTTAAACTGGGAAAATACATCATTGATATGCTGTGTGTAAAACATAACTCATCATGGGCAGGCTTGTCTGTCTAATCCTTTTTTTGATGAATGCTGAGCTTATGTTCCTATATAACCTCAAAGTGAATGTAATGAAATGCGAAATATTGCTCTGCATATTGTTAGAGTCTGAAAGTGGAACTTACATATAACCAAACGTGTTTAGTGTTTTCattataaagaaagaaagaaagaatgaaacaaATGCATTCAAACATacgatataaataaaactgatttttgttttcattttggatTATACCTGCCAGTTTGTAAAATATGTTATACTGCACAGGCACACTCATGTCACTATAATTTAGATCAGCTTGTTGCTTGCTGGTTTACAGTGTTGCCCCTTGTTATAAAATATTTATCTTTCAGTATATTTTAATGGCTTCATAAGTTTAAACtcaatatattatttatatcatCCACTGTTGCgtcttatttaaaaaagggttcaaaaatgattcaataaagaagaagaaaataacatCGCCACAACAATTAGCTACTTTCTGCTTTCTCTCCATATAGATAATGTTTATGGTAGGGATCTTAAAATAAGTGAGAGACGGAAAGGACAGACTAAGACTGTTCATCTCTGCTTTCATTTTGGTAATGGCAAAAATCATAAGGTGCCACCTACACATTTACCTTACATGAATTTCATTCCAACCGCTAGGCAGTAAATAATAATGAACTCCATACCAGTCAATAAACAGTAAGAGTATAATGGCTTGAATGAGCATTATGTGGAAGTGGCTGAATAACTATTGTATTTCTTCTTCTGCCAATAAGAACTACTGTGAGTAAGGGATTAATGGAAAATCTTTAACACTGCAGGTGACATTGTCTGGAACCCTGACTGGTCCTCTGATTTGCCTTGATTTTATAGACCCTGTTTACAGTTTGGAGTTTCCTTGAATTCCTTTTGTGCACACGCAATGTTGCTGCAATTTAATatcaaaattcacattttacatATGAATTCAATACTCTATAGAGGCTAAGAGAGTGGGTGGTTTCCTGAGCAGGTTTTGGTGCTTGTTTTGCAGTGATGTTGTGATATGATATGTGTCCCTAGTAACATTTATAATAAATCAAAGACCAGTTATATGATCAAATGTAACTGCGTGGGTCCCTACAATTGTTTACCTGCTAATTTTTGTGACCAGGATTTGTCCAAAGATACTTTACATTAGAATCCACCAACTGCACATATGCACCAGCTGGCAGACTTAAgcttaaccttttttttaacaagtttCTCATACCACAAATATTGTATATGTGGAATTTGAAATGACAGATGCAAATAAATACCTGCTTTACAGCCAGGCACACATGACTAGATTAACAGATAAAGTCTTACCTTGAAAAGTCTAATAAAAAGCCAGTGAGTCATCTTTTTAGACCACAGGTGAAGAGCCAGCAGGTTGATGAATACCACAGGTATACTAAATTGCAGTGTTCAATAACAAGTGGACCTTGGAAAAGGTCTTTCAAGTTAAATCATTATATAATAATTACTATTATTCAGGTTTGTGAAGGATATGTGCAATTCTTATAATATTATACTGTACTTCAGATGTTCTATTTAATGGTAAGAATAACTTCTTCCTCCTAGCGTTTTTCCCGCTCGGTTGCAGGGTCCGCTTTTCTGCAAAGTCGTCTCCACTTGGGTCGGTCAAGGGCGTCGGTCAGATCGGCTTCGATCTTCTTCACGTCGTCCTTGATTCGGTCCATCCATCTCCGCTTTGGTCTGCCTCTAGGTCGACGTCCTTGGGGGCTGAGCCGCAGTGCTGTTCTCACCACTGAGTTCTCATCGCTCCGTACCACATGTCCGTACCACCGCAGCCTCGCTTCTTGCATCTTATCTGTGATTGGCGCGATTCCCATCCTCTTTCTAACGTCGGTGTTCATGACGTGGTCCCATCGTGTTAGGCCTAGGCACCATCGCAGCATCCACATTTCCATCGTGTGAAGGGCTTGTTCGTGCTTTGCGGTGGCTGGCCAGCACTCGGATCCATAGAGGGCGACGGGGCGCACTACACTCTTGTAGATCTTTGACTTGAGGCGATTGGGCATTCTTCGGTCACACAGGACGCCGGTGACTTGGCGCCATTTCATCCACACTGCGTTGATCCTGGCTCGTACATCTAGTAGGATATCGCCGTCATTGCTGATCATCGATCCGAGGTATTTGAAATGAGGTACTTTCGCCAGATCTTCTCCATCGACACTGATCGTGCCGTCGGTCTGGGGGCCAGCCTCTAAGTATTCGGTCTTGTTGGTGGCCGAAGTCAGCTAGGCGAGTCTTCCACTGCTGCGTTTGGTATTGCAGTTCTATTCGCGATTCATCGGCCAGGAAGACATCGTCGGCGTAGAGAAGTGTCCAGGGATGGGGTGACTGGAGATCCGCCGTCGCAGTGTCCATGCAAAGGATGAAGAGCAGCGGGGAGAGTGCCGAGCCTTGGTGGACGCCCACATTGATGTTAAAGGGCGGCGATGTTCCCACTGGGCTTCTGACCACGCTGGTGACTTGTCGGTAGAGGAGCTTTGTCCAGTTGACGTAGGCTTCAGGAACTCCATGTGATCGCAGGGAGTGCCAGATGAGGTCGTGTGGGACACGGTCAAACGCCTTTTCCAAGTCGAGGAAGGCCATGTGGATGGTCTTGGACTTCTCTCGGTGCTTCTCCAAAAGCAGGCGGGCAGCATGGATGGCGTCCGTCGTGCCACGCCCCCTGATGAAGCCACATTGGTTGGGCGTTAAGTTGACGATTTCTCGCATCCTGGCGTCGATGATCCGTTCGAAAACCTTCATGGTATGGCTTAGGAGTTGGATCGGGCGGTAGTTGGAGCATTCAGCCACATCGCCTTTCCCTTTCCAGATGGGCACCGTTATGCTGGTTGACCAGGCTGCTGGGACGGTCCCGTCTCTGATGATGCTATTGAACAGGCTGGCGAGGACTAAGGCGCCTTGGCGCCCGAGCAGCTTCCAGACTTCGGCTGGTATGTCGTCTGGTCCGGTCGCTTTACCattcttcatatttttaacgGCTGTTTCCACTTCCTTGATGGTGATTGGCGGGACAGGTCCTGGGACGGGCGGGGCACTGTGGATTGGCTGGTGAGGGAACTCCACGTTGCAGATATCGGAGAAATACACGCTCCAGCGATTGAGGATGGCGGACGGGTCGCGGAGGGTTTGATGGTTGGCATCcttgatgtgtttgacctggcCAATATCCTGTGTTGCTCGATGGCGGCTGCTGGCAAGGCGGTAGATTTTGTTCACTCCTCCGGGcgtgtccaactcttcatacagTTGGTCATAGTGCGATGCCTTTGCCGCTGCTACCGCCTTCTTTGCGGCCGATCGTAGGGCCCTGTATTGCTGGTAGTCGTCATCGCTGCGGGATTGAAGCCACACTTTGAGTGCCGACTTCTTTTCCTTGATGGTTTGCTTCACGCTATCATTCCACCACCATACTTGCTTGTCGATGAAGTGCTTCCCTGGCTTCGTCGCCCCAAGGGTGTTGCCTGCTGCGTCACGTATTTGACTGGCGATGTTCTCCCAAGCCTTGTCCACTGGCTCATTGGAGTCCACGTCGAGGTGTTCAAGGGCGTCCATAAGCTGCTGTTTGCAGCTTATGGACAGATAATGGTAAGAATAACtaaagtttgctaaaatgcatGTTGTCAAGTCACAATGCTTCTTGCAGAATGTCCTCTTATTAAGTTCAATAAAAACTATATTTTCATTTTAGTCTAGTTTTAGTCATACCTACTTTAAATTTAGATCATTTTAATAAAGCTGCAAAAGGAAACATTTAATGGTGTACTGGGGTTGCATTGTGTGCCTTGAATTGCTGAAAAGCACaattatacagtggggcaaaaaagtatttagtcagccaccgattgtgcaagttcccccacttaaaatgatgacagaggtcagtaatttgcaccagaggtacacttcaactgtgagagacagaatgtgaaaaaaaaatccatgaatccacatggtaggatttgtaaagaatttattcgtaaattagggtggaaaataagtatttggtcacctcaaacaaggaaaatctctggctctcacagacctgtaacgtcttctgtaagaagcttttctgtcccccactcgttacctgtatgaatggcacctgtttgaactcatcatctgtataaaagacacctgtccacagcctcaaacagtcagactccaaactccgccatggccaagaccaaagagctttcgaaggacaccaggaaaagtattgtagacctgcaccagactgggaagagtgaatctacaataggcaagcagcttggtgtgaaaaaatcaactgtgggagcaatcatcagaaaatggaagacatacaagaccactgataatctccctcgatctggggctccacgcaagatcccatcccgtggggtcaaaatgatcatgagaacggtgagcaaagatcccagaaccacacggggggacctggtgaatgacctgcagagagctgggaccaaagtaacaaaggtcaccatcagtaacacactacaacggcagggaatcaaatcccgcagtgccagacgtgttccgctgctgaagccagtgcatgtccaggcccgtctgaagtttgccagagagcacatggatgatacagcagaggattgggagaatgtcatgtggtcagatgaaaccaaagtagaactttttggtataaactcaactcgtcgtgtttggaggaggaagaatactgagttgcatcccaagaacaccatacctactgtgaagcatgggggtggaaacatcatgctatggggctgtttttctgccaaggggacaggacgactgatccgtgttaaggacagaatgaatggggccatgtatcgtgagattttgagccaaaacctccttccatcagtgagaactttgaagatgaaatgaggctgggtcttccaacatgacaatgatccaaaacacaccgcccgggcaacaaaggagtggctccataagaagcatttgaaagtcctggagtggcctagccagtctccagacctcaaccccatagaaaatctgtggcgggagttgaaagtccgtgttgctcggcgacagccccaaaacatcactgctctcgagaagatctgcatggaggaatgggccaaaataccagccactgtgtgtgcaaacctggtaaagacctatagtaaacgtttgacctctgttattgccaacaaaggttatgttacaaagtattgagttgtatttttgttattgaccaaatacttattttccaccctgatttacgaataaattctttacaaatcctaccatgtggattcatggatttttttttcacattctgtctctcacagttgaagtgtacctctggtgcaaattactgacctctgtcatcattttaggtgggggaacttgcacaatcggtggctgactaaatacttttttgccccactgtattagaAAATTATCAAGGCATTCAGGAATGAAAAATTCTGGTAGTGTTGGAGAGTTCATTCCTGTCTAAGGTCATTGCTCCTGTAGAACGGTAATGACTCAAAACAAGACTGACACAGAAGAAAACTATCAGCAGGATCAAACACTCGTCaaaagtgaaagaaagaaaaaactggagcagTTTACTTAAGGTGAGTGGATCAGCTCAGTGGTGAGGAAGTCTCTTCTAAAGCTACAAAAAGTTCCCGATTGCACTGCTTTCCTTAAAAAGGGGTCAAGTAACAAAAGCAATTTGGTCTAGAGTCTCAAAAATTTTCAGTCTGTCATTTTCATTTGTTATGTTATTTAAGAACAATATGCTACACTGGGTGGGATTGCTGTTAATGGCTGAAATGTTTTTGCACAAGTTAATGCTAAAACAATACCAAGTTAAGCTTTCTGAGATCACAAATTTAAAGTTACTATTTGTACTCTGTGAACCAGAGAACTGCACCATCagcaaaggaaaaacaataaaGGTGCTACTAACGTTTACATTCAGATCGTTACTGTTCACGCTGCTGTGTGCAGTAATATCACATTTTTCCTTGAAACAGCAGCGGTGTTAGATGAATGAAATCATTTTCTATATACTGGGAAAGTTGGCAGCAGATATTTTTATATGGTATGTTTAAAATCCACCTGTCAGCATTCTGACAGCGTTCAAAGTTTAtgaggcagaaaaaaaaccaaacaaaatgtgtCACGCAAATGACGAGAATTTCAAAATGATCCAACTTCATTTTAAAGGCGCTGATGTTGacagaacatttttttacagtgaGCACAATGATATTAAATGCAGTTACCTTATACAACAGGCGATTAGTGAAAG
The Maylandia zebra isolate NMK-2024a linkage group LG7, Mzebra_GT3a, whole genome shotgun sequence DNA segment above includes these coding regions:
- the LOC101481738 gene encoding neuropeptide FF receptor 2, producing MTLNFLNTTSWEGLNSISNSSGVHKNPLTFQNITYVDFYLHKPSVAAVFTVSYLLIFLVCMVGNGVVCFIVLRSKNMRTVTNLFILNLAISDLLVGIFCMPTTLVDNVITGWPFGRVVCKLSGMVQGISVSASVFTLVAIAIDRFRCIVYPFKQKLTIATSKLIIVIIWVLAVAIMCPSGIMLQVTKEQRVRIVLGSNNDTRPFYWCRENWPNQEMRKIYTTVLFANIYLAPLSLIVIMYARIGYMLFKTTISPVRGSGSESLEGSGKNKSSMEGRQTITRKKKRVIMMLLVVALLFIVSWLPLWTLMMLSDYISLTQHQYRVINIYMYPLAHWLAFSNSSINPIIYGFFNENFRRGFQAAFKFQLCSADILRQRTYSHRIRGNAVVPLRPVAPSRSGSGVGSGLVENKKSSSQEEECLSGKNDIKEQDVITEDLKRVSKI